The genomic region CATGATGCCCGTCTCGCGGGCATAGCGGTTAATCCCGTGGGCGGTAGCGCCGCATACCCACACGCGTACTTCGCTGCTGGAATTGCCGCCGAGCACGGGTCGATTTTGCACCAACGCGACTTGTTGGCCCAGTCGTGCCGCAGATATAGCCGCGCATACGCCAGAAAGCCCACCCCCGATGACGGTGATATCCGGTTTAACGAGTTCGTGTTTCATAAGAACACCTCTCTCATTGAATGTAAAGGAGCCTAAGCTCTTATTTCATATCTATAATTTCATATTAGTTCTATATATTTACTTTTCAAATACACTATATTATCATCGAGTATATACTTTATTTCACAGCAAAGGCAGGTGTGTCATGGACCTCCTTAATCACATCTACTGGAAGAAGAAAGCTGCATTTGCGCTGGCAGAAGATATCTACGACGCTTGGGTGGTCTTTGCCGTTGAAGAGGGCGTATTCCGTTACGACATTGGGGGGCAGACCGGAGAGGCGGGTTTCGCTGATCTGGTGTTGTGTCCACCCCACGTGCCTTTTCGCAGAGTGACGATAACCCCGCTGACGTTTCACTATATGCAGTTCAGTTATGACGCCGCAGAGGATGAGTGCCTTCTACCGTCAATCGGTAAATCACAGATTAATGATACGAAGCGGTTAAATTCAACGTATGCTTATCTGCGTCAGGCGAGTGAGGACAACGATGCAGTTACAACAGGATGGAAGACCCATCTAATGATGGATTTGTGGCAATTGTATCAATGGGAGCAGAGACAGAGCAGTCTGATGGAACGAAAGTTCACGGAAGATGCTCTCATGGCTGAAGCGGCATTTTTGTTGGAGGAGTGGGCAGGAGAGGCGGTCAGTCTCCGAGCATTGGCCGAGCGCCTGGCTTTGAGTCCAGTTCAGTTCACCCGAAGATTCCGGGAGGCTTTTCAAGAAACACCGTCCGATTATCTGAAAGCGATCCGTCTCAAAAAGGCAAAAGCCTTGCTGGCAGATAGCCGTCTCACCCTTACGCAGATAGCCGAGAGATGTGGGTATGAGAACGGATTTTATCTGAGCCGCGTATTCTCATCCACCATAGGAATCAGTCCCTCGGAGTATCGGAGAAGACATCAAGTATGAGGTGAAGCGTCTCGTCCATCTAGCCTTCCATCCATCCATTCATTCCTTTCTTTTTTACACCAATAGAACA from Paenibacillus sp. FSL R5-0341 harbors:
- a CDS encoding helix-turn-helix domain-containing protein is translated as MDLLNHIYWKKKAAFALAEDIYDAWVVFAVEEGVFRYDIGGQTGEAGFADLVLCPPHVPFRRVTITPLTFHYMQFSYDAAEDECLLPSIGKSQINDTKRLNSTYAYLRQASEDNDAVTTGWKTHLMMDLWQLYQWEQRQSSLMERKFTEDALMAEAAFLLEEWAGEAVSLRALAERLALSPVQFTRRFREAFQETPSDYLKAIRLKKAKALLADSRLTLTQIAERCGYENGFYLSRVFSSTIGISPSEYRRRHQV